A single Triticum dicoccoides isolate Atlit2015 ecotype Zavitan chromosome 2A, WEW_v2.0, whole genome shotgun sequence DNA region contains:
- the LOC119357652 gene encoding dirigent protein 1-like, which translates to MPVAKSKQRSTLFVFLYFASSAALAVLLSASWQWLAGASARPARMRLFMHDVLTGPGATAVEVVNGTGPSLFGGDPPLRFGQVVVIDDALTDGPDPASRPVGRAQGTYVFASMHDPALLFCMNVVLTAGPYSGSTFAVVGRDNIVEPLRELSVVGGTGRFRMATGYVLWRTASWQLRKNAVLDLDVFIYVHAHAHAHA; encoded by the coding sequence ATGCCTGTTGCAAAGTCGAAGCAGAGGAGCACCCTCTTCGTCTTCCTGTACTTCGCCTCTTCGGCAGCGCTCGCGGTGCTGCTCTCCGCGTCCTGGCAATGGCTTGCCGGGGCATCCGCCCGGCCCGCCCGCATGCGCCTGTTCATGCACGACGTGCTCACCGGCCCGGGCGCCACGGCGGTCGAGGTCGTGAACGGCACGGGGCCATCGCTGTTCGGGGGCGACCCGCCGCTGCGGTTCGGGCAGGTGGTGGTGATCGACGACGCGCTCACGGATGGGCCGGACCCGGCGTCGAGGCCCGTGGGGCGTGCGCAGGGGACCTACGTGTTCGCGTCCATGCACGACCCGGCGCTGCTCTTCTGCATGAATGTGGTGCTCACGGCGGGGCCCTACTCCGGGAGCACCTTCGCCGTCGTCGGCCGCGACAACATCGTCGAGCCACTGCGGGAGCTGTCGGTGGTGGGCGGCACAGGGAGGTTCAGGATGGCGACGGGGTACGTGCTCTGGAGGACGGCGAGCTGGCAGCTACGCAAGAACGCCGTCCTCGACCTGGACGTGTTTATCTACGTCCACGCCCACGCCCACGCCCATGCATGA
- the LOC119359019 gene encoding momilactone A synthase-like, translated as MFRAMAHRLLLRGKMSVGLARFSAAPSSQRLAGKVAVITGAASGMGKATAAEFVRNGAKVILTDIQDDLGHAVATELGPNASYARCDVTDEAQIAAAVDLAVARHGKLDILHNHAGVAGRMTMDSVASLDLADFDRTMAANAQSAVAGIKHAARVMEPRRSGCIICTASTAGVLGGVNPAYCISKAAVIGAVRALARELGRHGVRVNAISPHGVATPFGLRGLAELLPEASEEELRRMVEAGMNEMGGAVLEVEDIARAAVYLASEEARYVNGHNLVVDGGFTVGKLIHMPDPVRSE; from the exons ATGTTTAGAGCAATGGCGCACCGCCTTCTTCTGAG GGGTAAGATGAGCGTCGGCCTCGCTCGCTTCTCCGCGGCCCCGAGTTCCCAGAG GCTGGCCGGGAAGGTGGCCGTCATCACCGGCGCCGCCAGCGGCATGGGCAAGGCGACCGCTGCGGAGTTCGTCAGGAACGGCGCCAAGGTCATCCTCACTGACATTCAGGACGACCTCGGCCACGCCGTGGCCACCGAGCTCGGCCCCAACGCCTCCTACGCCCGCTGCGACGTCACGGACGAGGCGCAGATCGCCGCGGCCGTCGACCTCGCGGTGGCGCGCCACGGCAAACTCGACATCCTGCACAACCACGCTGGGGTCGCCGGGAGGATGACCATGGACTCCGTCGCGTCCCTCGACCTCGCCGACTTCGACCGCACCATGGCGGCCAACGCCCAGTCCGCCGTCGCCGGGATCAAGCACGCGGCGCGCGTGATGGAGCCGCGCCGGAGCGGGTGCATCATCTGCACGGCGAGCACGGCGGGGGTACTAGGCGGCGTGAACCCCGCGTACTGCATCTCCAAGGCCGCCGTGATCGGCGCCGTTCGGGCGTTGGCCCGGGAGCTGGGGAGGCACGGCGTGCGCGTGAACGCCATCTCGCCGCATGGCGTCGCGACGCCGTTCGGGCTGCGCGGGCTGGCGGAGCTGCTCccggaggcgagcgaggaggagctgAGGCGAATGGTGGAGGCGGGCATGAACGAGATGGGCGGGGCGGTTCTGGAGGTGGAGGACATCGCGCGGGCGGCCGTGTACCTGGCGTCCGAGGAGGCCAGGTACGTCAACGGGCACaacctcgtcgtcgacggcggGTTTACCGTGGGGAAACTGATTCACATGCCCGATCCGGTGAGGAGTGAGTGA